The following proteins are encoded in a genomic region of Nymphalis io chromosome 8, ilAglIoxx1.1, whole genome shotgun sequence:
- the LOC126770136 gene encoding NADPH--cytochrome P450 reductase isoform X2 produces MMFTLVPSLKILPRYVTKFMYRKQILTPLLKLRYMVFGLGNKTYEHYNAVAIYVDKRLEELGATRVYEIGLGDDDANIEDDFITWKEKFWPSVCEKFNIENTGEEELTRQFRLITHVTEELKPNQIFTGEISRLLSLQNQRPPYDAKNPFLAQIKVNRELHKGGDRSCLHIELDISNSSMQYEAGDHVAVYPINDSNLVDRLGLLTGANLDEVFSLINTDQESTKKNPFPCPTSYRTALSHYIEITALPRTHILRELVEYCTDEEDKNRLLLMATNSQEGKALYQSFVVDACRNIVHILEDVKSCKPPLDHLCELLPRLQPRYYSISSSPKMYPETVHVTAVVVKYETPTGRVNKGVTTTWLAENKPEPGKPFPRVPVYIRKSQFKLPLQCQTPILMVGPGTGLAPFRGFLQERAHARASGKYVGDNILYFGCRHRDQDYIYQEELEEYEKNGDVILHTAFSRDQAQKVYVTHLLENNLDQIWDVIGKRTGHFYICGDAKNMAVDVRNIVIKAIIEKGERTEAEALQFIKKLESMKKYSTDVWS; encoded by the exons aTGATGTTTACTCTTGTACCTTCTTTAAAGATTTTACCTCGTTATGTCACTAAGTTTATGTATAGAAAACAAATATTGACACCACTGCTAAAGCTAAGATACATG GTATTTGGACTTGGAAATAAGACATATGAACATTACAATGCTGTGGCTATTTATGTAGACAAACGCCTCGAGGAACTAGGAGCAACAAGAGTTTATGAGATTGGGCTTGGAGATGACGATGCAAA CATTGAAGATGACTTTATTACGTGGAAGGAAAAATTTTGGCCATCAGTTTGTGAGAAATTCAATATTGAAAACACCGGAGAAGAAGAGTTAACTCGTCAATTCCGTTTGATAACGCATGTAACAGAAGAATTAAAGCCAAATCAAATATTCACAGGAGAAATTTCAAGGTTACTCTCCCTACAGAATCAACGACC aCCATATGATGctaaaaatcctttcttagcaCAAATTAAGGTTAACAGAGAATTACATAAAGGTGGTGATCGATCATGTCTCCATATAGAATTAGATATATCCAATTCCAGCATGCAATATGAAGCTG GTGATCATGTGGCTGTGTATCCTATTAATGATAGTAATTTAGTTGATCGACTTGGTCTCTTGACCGGTGCCAATCTAGATGAAGTGTTCTCACTTATCAATACTGACCAGGAAAGTACCAAGAAAAATCCCTTCCCCTGCCCTACATCCTACCGCACGGCTCTGTCGCACTATATTGAAATAACTGCATTGCCTCGTACCCATATCCTTAGAGAACTCGTCGAATACTGTACAGATGAAGAG GATAAAAACCGTTTATTGCTAATGGCTACAAATTCTCAAGAAGGTAAAGCATTGTACCAATCATTTGTGGTAGATGCATGCAGGAATATTGTTCATATATTGGAAGATGTCAAGTCATGTAAACCTCCACTCGATCATCTTTGTGAGCTGTTGCCCAGACTCCAGCCAAGATATTATTCTATTTCTTCAAGTCCAAAG ATGTATCCTGAGACGGTCCATGTTACAGCTGTGGTAGTCAAGTACGAAACTCCAACTGGTAGAGTCAACAAAGGAGTTACTACTACCTGGCTAGCAGAAAATAAACCCGAGCCTGGCAAACCTTTCCCAAGAGTTCCAGTTTACATAAGAAAGTCCCAATTCAA GTTACCACTGCAGTGTCAGACGCCGATCTTGATGGTGGGTCCGGGCACGGGTCTGGCGCCCTTCCGCGGCTTCCTGCAGGAGCGAGCTCACGCGCGCGCCAGCGGCAAGTATGTCGGCGACAACATACTGTACTTCGGCTGTAGACACCGCGATCAAGATTATATCTATCAGGAG GAACTAGAAGAGTATGAGAAAAACGGAGACGTCATCTTACATACCGCTTTCTCTCGTGATCAAGCCCAGAAGGTGTATGTGACGCACTTATTAGAAAACAATTTAGACCAGATTTGGGATGTAATTGGCAAGAGGACTGGACATTTCTATATATGCGG TGATGCTAAAAACATGGCAGTCGACGTCCGTAATATCGTGATCAAGGCTATTATCGAAAAAGGAGAACGAACCGAAGCCGAAGCGCTTCAATTTATCAAGAAATTGGAGtctatgaaaaaatattcaacagaCGTTTGGAGTTAA
- the LOC126770136 gene encoding NADPH--cytochrome P450 reductase isoform X1 — protein MSDNTQDIIKEAAAAALDDGSLLSTFDIIMLVFLFGAAVWWLYSSRKESKKDDLLLSNYAIQPAGSIKVTENSFIKKLQASGRSLVVFYGSQTGTGEEFAGRLAKEGIRYKMKGMVADPEECDMEELTKLRDIPNSLAVFCLATYGEGDPTDNALDFMEWLKNDQDLSGLNYAVFGLGNKTYEHYNAVAIYVDKRLEELGATRVYEIGLGDDDANIEDDFITWKEKFWPSVCEKFNIENTGEEELTRQFRLITHVTEELKPNQIFTGEISRLLSLQNQRPPYDAKNPFLAQIKVNRELHKGGDRSCLHIELDISNSSMQYEAGDHVAVYPINDSNLVDRLGLLTGANLDEVFSLINTDQESTKKNPFPCPTSYRTALSHYIEITALPRTHILRELVEYCTDEEDKNRLLLMATNSQEGKALYQSFVVDACRNIVHILEDVKSCKPPLDHLCELLPRLQPRYYSISSSPKMYPETVHVTAVVVKYETPTGRVNKGVTTTWLAENKPEPGKPFPRVPVYIRKSQFKLPLQCQTPILMVGPGTGLAPFRGFLQERAHARASGKYVGDNILYFGCRHRDQDYIYQEELEEYEKNGDVILHTAFSRDQAQKVYVTHLLENNLDQIWDVIGKRTGHFYICGDAKNMAVDVRNIVIKAIIEKGERTEAEALQFIKKLESMKKYSTDVWS, from the exons GCCCGCGGGTTCAATAAAAGTTACAGAAAAttcttttataaagaaattacaaGCATCAGGAAGAAGTTTAGTCGTGTTTTATGGCTCCCAGACCGGTACAGGAGAAGAGTTTGCAGGTCGCTTGGCTAAAGAGGGTATACGTTACAAAATGAAAGGCATGGTAGCAGACCCCGAAGAATGTGATATG gaagaATTAACAAAACTCAGAGACATACCAAATTCTCTCGCTGTTTTTTGCTTAGCAACATACGGCGAAGGGGATCCAACAGATAATGCACTGGACTTTATGGAGTGGTTAAAAAATGATCAGGATCTCTCAGGATTAAATTATGCT GTATTTGGACTTGGAAATAAGACATATGAACATTACAATGCTGTGGCTATTTATGTAGACAAACGCCTCGAGGAACTAGGAGCAACAAGAGTTTATGAGATTGGGCTTGGAGATGACGATGCAAA CATTGAAGATGACTTTATTACGTGGAAGGAAAAATTTTGGCCATCAGTTTGTGAGAAATTCAATATTGAAAACACCGGAGAAGAAGAGTTAACTCGTCAATTCCGTTTGATAACGCATGTAACAGAAGAATTAAAGCCAAATCAAATATTCACAGGAGAAATTTCAAGGTTACTCTCCCTACAGAATCAACGACC aCCATATGATGctaaaaatcctttcttagcaCAAATTAAGGTTAACAGAGAATTACATAAAGGTGGTGATCGATCATGTCTCCATATAGAATTAGATATATCCAATTCCAGCATGCAATATGAAGCTG GTGATCATGTGGCTGTGTATCCTATTAATGATAGTAATTTAGTTGATCGACTTGGTCTCTTGACCGGTGCCAATCTAGATGAAGTGTTCTCACTTATCAATACTGACCAGGAAAGTACCAAGAAAAATCCCTTCCCCTGCCCTACATCCTACCGCACGGCTCTGTCGCACTATATTGAAATAACTGCATTGCCTCGTACCCATATCCTTAGAGAACTCGTCGAATACTGTACAGATGAAGAG GATAAAAACCGTTTATTGCTAATGGCTACAAATTCTCAAGAAGGTAAAGCATTGTACCAATCATTTGTGGTAGATGCATGCAGGAATATTGTTCATATATTGGAAGATGTCAAGTCATGTAAACCTCCACTCGATCATCTTTGTGAGCTGTTGCCCAGACTCCAGCCAAGATATTATTCTATTTCTTCAAGTCCAAAG ATGTATCCTGAGACGGTCCATGTTACAGCTGTGGTAGTCAAGTACGAAACTCCAACTGGTAGAGTCAACAAAGGAGTTACTACTACCTGGCTAGCAGAAAATAAACCCGAGCCTGGCAAACCTTTCCCAAGAGTTCCAGTTTACATAAGAAAGTCCCAATTCAA GTTACCACTGCAGTGTCAGACGCCGATCTTGATGGTGGGTCCGGGCACGGGTCTGGCGCCCTTCCGCGGCTTCCTGCAGGAGCGAGCTCACGCGCGCGCCAGCGGCAAGTATGTCGGCGACAACATACTGTACTTCGGCTGTAGACACCGCGATCAAGATTATATCTATCAGGAG GAACTAGAAGAGTATGAGAAAAACGGAGACGTCATCTTACATACCGCTTTCTCTCGTGATCAAGCCCAGAAGGTGTATGTGACGCACTTATTAGAAAACAATTTAGACCAGATTTGGGATGTAATTGGCAAGAGGACTGGACATTTCTATATATGCGG TGATGCTAAAAACATGGCAGTCGACGTCCGTAATATCGTGATCAAGGCTATTATCGAAAAAGGAGAACGAACCGAAGCCGAAGCGCTTCAATTTATCAAGAAATTGGAGtctatgaaaaaatattcaacagaCGTTTGGAGTTAA